Proteins found in one Limnohabitans sp. TEGF004 genomic segment:
- a CDS encoding C40 family peptidase, whose translation MLKRTLLILCCVASAHAAPSNNAAEDIERYLAERGIVAQMDQVRQSVGDTASDLVGNAMTFLGVPYRRGGTSAATGFDCSGFVRSMFEQTVGKVLPRRASEQAAATEKIDKQDLKPGDLVFFNTMRQTFSHVGIYVGDNKFIHSPRSGKSVRVEDMRDAYWDRRFTGARRVPAAGNNDN comes from the coding sequence ATGTTGAAACGTACCCTACTCATCCTCTGCTGCGTCGCCAGTGCACATGCTGCACCGTCAAACAATGCAGCGGAAGATATCGAGCGCTATTTGGCCGAGCGTGGCATCGTCGCGCAAATGGACCAGGTACGCCAATCGGTGGGTGATACGGCTTCCGACTTGGTGGGCAACGCCATGACCTTCTTGGGCGTGCCCTACCGACGTGGCGGCACCAGCGCTGCCACGGGATTTGACTGCAGTGGCTTTGTGCGCTCCATGTTCGAGCAAACCGTGGGCAAGGTCTTGCCCCGTCGCGCCAGTGAACAAGCTGCCGCAACCGAGAAAATCGACAAGCAAGATTTGAAGCCAGGCGACTTGGTGTTCTTCAACACCATGCGCCAAACTTTCAGCCATGTGGGCATCTACGTGGGTGACAACAAGTTCATCCACTCACCTCGCTCAGGCAAAAGCGTACGCGTCGAGGACATGCGCGATGCTTATTGGGACCGCCGCTTCACAGGCGCCCGTCGTGTGCCCGCCGCAGGCAACAACGACAACTAA
- a CDS encoding propionate--CoA ligase → MVAYADFHRRSIEDRDAFWSEQAKLVDWETPPQQICDYSNPPFAKWFVGGKTNICHNAVDRHLKDRADQAALIFVSTETNQEHTYTFRDLHAEVQRMAAILKDLGIVKGDRVLIYMPMIAEAAFAMLACARLGAIHSVVFGGFASHSLATRIEDASPKVIISADAGSRGGKGVPYKPLLDEAINLSAHKPKSVIMVDRKLAAFTPVAGRDVDYATERAKHMDTQVPCEWVESTHPSYTLYTSGTTGKPKGVQRDTGGYTVALASSIPNIYQGKPGETFFCTSDIGWVVGHSYIIYGPLIGGMATIMYEGLPIRPDGGIWWSLVEKYKVSVMFSAPTAIRVLKKQDPALLTKYDLSTLKALFLAGEPLDEPTAKWISEGLNGKAIIDNYWQTETGWPILTICNGVEKAPSKFGSPGKAVYGYNVKLVDDQTGEELTGANQKGVLTIEGPLPPGNLQTIWGDDNRFVNTYWKTVPNKLVYSTFDWAVRDEDGYYFILGRTDDVINVAGHRLGTREIEESISSHPNIAEVAVVGVADQLKGQVAMAFAIAKDTSGLTDDAARKALEAEVMKVVDSQLGAVARPSRVIFVSALPKTRSGKLLRRAIQAVAEGRDPGDLTTMDDPAALQQIKDQIV, encoded by the coding sequence ATGGTTGCGTACGCAGATTTTCACCGCCGTTCCATTGAGGACCGCGACGCTTTTTGGTCTGAGCAGGCCAAATTGGTGGATTGGGAAACACCTCCCCAGCAAATCTGCGATTACAGCAACCCTCCCTTTGCCAAGTGGTTTGTGGGTGGCAAGACCAACATTTGCCACAATGCGGTCGACCGTCACCTCAAAGACCGCGCTGACCAAGCCGCGTTGATTTTCGTTTCCACAGAAACCAACCAAGAACACACGTACACATTTCGCGACTTGCACGCTGAAGTGCAGCGCATGGCAGCGATTTTGAAAGACTTGGGCATTGTCAAAGGCGACCGCGTCTTGATCTACATGCCCATGATTGCCGAAGCGGCATTTGCCATGTTGGCTTGCGCGCGTTTGGGCGCGATCCATTCGGTGGTGTTCGGCGGTTTTGCATCTCACTCCTTGGCCACTCGCATTGAAGATGCGTCACCCAAGGTCATCATCAGCGCGGACGCAGGTTCACGTGGCGGCAAAGGCGTGCCTTACAAGCCATTGCTGGACGAGGCCATCAACTTGTCTGCGCACAAGCCCAAGAGCGTCATCATGGTGGACCGCAAATTGGCGGCTTTCACGCCAGTGGCTGGCCGTGATGTGGATTACGCCACCGAGCGCGCCAAACACATGGACACGCAAGTGCCTTGCGAGTGGGTCGAGTCCACGCATCCCAGCTACACCCTGTACACATCAGGCACCACGGGCAAGCCAAAAGGCGTGCAACGTGACACCGGTGGCTACACCGTGGCCTTGGCTTCCAGCATTCCTAATATCTACCAAGGCAAGCCTGGTGAGACCTTCTTCTGTACCAGCGACATCGGTTGGGTGGTGGGCCACAGCTACATCATCTATGGCCCACTGATTGGTGGCATGGCCACCATCATGTACGAAGGTCTGCCCATCCGTCCAGACGGCGGCATCTGGTGGAGCTTGGTGGAGAAATACAAAGTCTCTGTCATGTTCAGCGCGCCCACAGCGATTCGCGTGCTCAAAAAACAAGACCCAGCGTTGCTCACCAAGTACGACTTGTCGACGCTCAAGGCCTTGTTCTTGGCTGGCGAGCCTTTGGACGAGCCAACGGCCAAGTGGATTTCTGAAGGTCTTAACGGTAAAGCCATCATCGACAACTACTGGCAAACCGAAACCGGCTGGCCTATCTTGACCATCTGCAACGGCGTGGAAAAAGCGCCTAGCAAGTTTGGTTCACCCGGCAAGGCGGTGTATGGCTACAACGTCAAGTTGGTGGATGACCAAACGGGCGAAGAGCTCACAGGCGCTAACCAAAAAGGCGTGTTGACCATCGAAGGCCCACTGCCTCCTGGCAACTTGCAAACCATTTGGGGTGATGACAACCGTTTCGTCAACACCTATTGGAAGACCGTGCCCAACAAACTCGTGTACAGCACCTTCGACTGGGCTGTGCGTGACGAAGATGGCTACTACTTCATCTTGGGCCGTACCGATGACGTGATCAACGTCGCCGGTCACCGCTTGGGCACCCGCGAAATCGAAGAAAGCATCTCCAGTCACCCCAATATCGCTGAAGTGGCCGTGGTTGGTGTCGCCGATCAACTCAAGGGTCAAGTGGCCATGGCATTTGCCATCGCCAAAGACACCTCTGGCCTGACCGACGATGCCGCCCGCAAAGCCCTGGAAGCCGAAGTCATGAAGGTGGTGGACAGCCAACTCGGTGCAGTGGCCCGCCCATCACGCGTGATTTTTGTCTCGGCTTTGCCCAAAACACGCAGCGGTAAATTGCTGCGCCGTGCCATCCAAGCGGTAGCTGAAGGGCGCGATCCTGGTGACTTGACCACCATGGACGATCCCGCCGCTTTGCAGCAAATCAAGGACCAAATCGTTTAA
- a CDS encoding RNA pseudouridine synthase: MNSSKSMGERPAEGERLSKRIMQLRDCSRREAEQYIEAGFVRVDGAVVQEPQFRVTTQNVAVDAHASLLNLMSVTLILNKPAGWTDGLEPLPAQKPLARSAPAGKPGASVRPPVRAPRGPQNVRTLLTSEQHSKHDHSGVRFLKSHLAKLDASVPLEYEASGLVAFTQDFRVQRKLMEDMAFIEQELIVDVRGEVLPDALRPIERAMRDERLRLPDFKISVGSANPERSKLRLAVKGSQLGLAPYLCELAGLEILALRRIRLGRVSLGDLEEGTWRYLAEGERF, encoded by the coding sequence ATGAATTCCAGTAAATCCATGGGCGAGCGCCCAGCCGAAGGCGAACGCCTTTCTAAACGCATCATGCAACTGCGCGACTGTTCGCGCCGCGAAGCCGAGCAATACATCGAAGCGGGCTTTGTGCGCGTGGATGGGGCGGTTGTCCAAGAGCCGCAGTTTCGTGTGACCACGCAAAACGTGGCGGTGGATGCGCATGCCAGTTTGCTCAACCTCATGTCAGTCACGCTGATCTTGAACAAGCCTGCGGGATGGACCGATGGCTTAGAGCCTTTGCCCGCCCAAAAGCCTCTGGCGCGGTCAGCGCCTGCTGGTAAGCCTGGTGCATCTGTTCGCCCTCCAGTCCGCGCACCTAGAGGTCCGCAAAACGTTCGCACCTTGCTCACGTCTGAGCAGCACAGCAAGCACGACCACAGCGGTGTGCGCTTTTTGAAAAGCCATTTGGCCAAGCTTGATGCCAGCGTGCCCTTGGAATACGAAGCCAGCGGATTAGTGGCGTTCACCCAAGACTTCCGTGTGCAGCGCAAGCTGATGGAAGACATGGCGTTCATCGAGCAAGAGCTGATCGTGGATGTGCGTGGAGAAGTCTTGCCTGATGCCTTGCGTCCGATTGAACGCGCCATGCGCGATGAGCGCCTGCGTTTGCCTGATTTCAAAATCAGCGTGGGCAGTGCCAACCCCGAGCGCAGCAAGCTGCGTTTGGCGGTGAAAGGCTCGCAGCTAGGCTTGGCGCCTTATTTGTGCGAATTGGCAGGCTTGGAAATCTTGGCGCTGCGACGTATCCGCTTGGGACGCGTGAGCTTGGGCGATCTGGAGGAGGGGACTTGGCGCTACCTAGCCGAAGGCGAGCGTTTCTGA
- a CDS encoding AMP-binding protein, which produces MNLAHLLKRMARQFPKRAAIFHGTQAVATYAQWAQRCAHLAQQFQNAGLQPGDRVAIFMHNHQRYLEVLFGAWWAGLAVVPINAKLHVREAQWIIDNAQACWAFVTSDVMADVTTNTPQQLTGLQRVIDVDSPEANALWTMPQASDAPPTKPIIERQSDDLAWLFYTSGTTGRPKGVMITHRNLMTMGLAYFTDVDAITDQDAIVYAAPMSHGAGLYAIPHLMAGARHVVPASGGFDAAELFELGQSVGPLSMFAAPTIVKRLVDHAEQTSLTPKACALAFKTIVYGGAPMYAADIQRALRIMGPCFVQIYGQGESPMVGTALSRFHLSDSTNPEHAQRLASIGIAQTPVQIRITDKHGHDLALGEVGEVLIKGDSVMAGYWRNPEATQAAIRDGWLFTGDMGCLDAHGFLTLKDRSKDLIISGGSNVYPREVEEVLLQAPGVSEVAVVGAPDPEWGEVIVAFVVLQQGSAVSAQDLDAYCLNEIARFKRPKRYELVDSLPKNNYGKVLKTELRLRLTQP; this is translated from the coding sequence TTGAACTTGGCTCATTTACTCAAGCGGATGGCGCGGCAGTTTCCCAAACGCGCTGCTATTTTTCATGGCACACAGGCTGTGGCTACTTACGCGCAATGGGCACAACGCTGCGCGCATTTGGCCCAACAGTTTCAAAACGCAGGCTTGCAGCCTGGCGACCGCGTGGCCATCTTCATGCACAACCACCAGCGTTACCTAGAAGTTCTGTTTGGCGCATGGTGGGCAGGCTTGGCCGTAGTGCCCATCAACGCCAAGCTGCATGTGCGCGAAGCGCAGTGGATCATCGACAACGCGCAAGCCTGCTGGGCCTTTGTCACGTCTGACGTGATGGCCGACGTCACCACCAACACACCCCAACAATTGACCGGCTTGCAACGCGTCATTGATGTGGACAGCCCAGAGGCCAATGCCTTGTGGACCATGCCTCAAGCCAGCGATGCGCCACCAACAAAGCCCATCATTGAACGCCAGTCAGACGACCTCGCTTGGTTGTTCTACACCAGTGGCACGACGGGCCGCCCTAAAGGTGTGATGATCACCCACCGCAACTTGATGACGATGGGCTTGGCTTACTTCACCGACGTGGATGCCATCACTGACCAAGACGCCATCGTCTACGCCGCACCCATGTCACACGGTGCTGGCTTGTACGCCATCCCACATTTGATGGCAGGTGCACGTCATGTGGTGCCAGCTTCTGGCGGCTTTGATGCAGCGGAGTTGTTTGAACTCGGTCAGTCGGTTGGGCCACTTTCCATGTTTGCAGCACCCACCATCGTCAAACGCTTGGTCGACCATGCCGAGCAAACCTCACTCACACCCAAAGCTTGCGCCCTAGCTTTCAAAACTATCGTCTACGGCGGTGCACCCATGTACGCCGCAGACATCCAGCGCGCCCTTCGCATCATGGGCCCATGTTTTGTACAAATTTACGGCCAAGGCGAAAGCCCGATGGTGGGCACTGCCCTGTCGCGCTTTCATTTGAGCGACAGCACTAACCCCGAACACGCCCAACGCTTGGCATCTATCGGCATTGCCCAAACGCCGGTTCAAATCCGTATAACCGACAAACATGGCCACGACTTGGCGCTAGGCGAAGTAGGCGAAGTGCTCATCAAAGGCGACAGCGTCATGGCTGGCTACTGGCGCAACCCTGAAGCCACCCAAGCCGCCATTAGAGATGGCTGGCTCTTCACGGGCGATATGGGCTGCTTAGACGCACATGGGTTCCTCACACTCAAAGACCGAAGCAAAGACCTCATCATCAGCGGCGGCTCCAACGTGTACCCACGCGAAGTGGAAGAAGTGTTATTGCAAGCCCCAGGCGTGAGCGAGGTGGCCGTGGTCGGCGCACCCGACCCTGAGTGGGGCGAAGTCATCGTCGCCTTTGTGGTGCTGCAACAAGGCAGCGCGGTCAGCGCCCAAGACCTAGACGCGTATTGCCTCAACGAAATTGCCCGTTTCAAGCGCCCCAAACGCTATGAATTGGTCGACAGTCTGCCCAAGAACAACTACGGCAAAGTGCTGAAAACCGAGCTGCGACTCAGACTCACGCAG
- a CDS encoding isochorismatase family protein, translating into MLLDDQESQLVLVDYQARLMPAIFEADLVLANAMRLAQAAHWMEVPTYGTEQNPDKLGQNPAELRALCRRTIPKMSFSACPDGLSEVLRPAARAPAGNARSLPKHLQKAVPQEPTRQSIVIAGCEAHVCLLQTALDLLEEEYSVWVVTDACGSRTERNRDAAFDRLAGAGAELVTTEMVLFEWLRTAEADPFKEIHALIK; encoded by the coding sequence ATGTTGCTCGACGACCAAGAATCCCAACTCGTGCTGGTGGACTACCAAGCCCGCCTGATGCCCGCCATTTTTGAAGCTGATTTGGTGTTGGCCAATGCCATGCGTTTGGCGCAAGCCGCGCATTGGATGGAAGTGCCGACCTACGGCACCGAGCAAAACCCAGACAAGCTAGGCCAAAACCCTGCCGAACTGCGCGCCTTGTGCCGACGGACCATCCCCAAGATGAGTTTCAGCGCTTGCCCCGATGGCTTGAGCGAAGTGTTGCGCCCCGCAGCACGCGCACCTGCTGGCAACGCCCGCAGCTTGCCCAAGCATTTGCAAAAGGCCGTGCCGCAAGAGCCCACACGCCAAAGCATCGTCATTGCGGGCTGCGAAGCGCATGTGTGCTTGCTGCAAACTGCCTTGGATTTGCTAGAAGAAGAGTATTCGGTGTGGGTGGTGACGGATGCTTGTGGTTCACGCACCGAGCGCAACCGAGACGCCGCGTTTGACCGCTTGGCCGGAGCCGGTGCAGAGCTGGTGACCACCGAGATGGTGTTGTTTGAATGGCTGCGCACAGCAGAGGCGGACCCATTCAAAGAAATCCATGCGCTGATCAAATAA